One segment of Anastrepha obliqua isolate idAnaObli1 chromosome 3, idAnaObli1_1.0, whole genome shotgun sequence DNA contains the following:
- the LOC129241824 gene encoding uncharacterized protein LOC129241824: MATKPFKRTNKGVKRRNERNILTFYEKIAVIHYYDETSVSRNRLAKLFHCCATQIRRILEHKTELLQQLATLSESDATNFIEEMTRKRRKFEMSAISFILHQWVERCRELRLRKNITNQTLKDTALKMAAILNLPSFRPSYRWLDRFRGKYKYTDEDLGTSDTNATDGELAVEDIIIEFKDALPNFMQTEISAITSLDKAMNAEIEKRNGEVQSGSHENSIDYVLSDEDEVEEVKNGAVEVDNEIALVVSDSKDSSGGASNTDVNTLCAINNVALEENVDQIKMNAGTTAVLGSIFPHLAVIHQFALLNADVKALELISQLGVHMQKQAVEGAYKQLTLASTNEESAAENMQTDVGSLYAADLDDIVLIE; the protein is encoded by the exons ATGGCCACTAAACCATTTAAACGCACCAACAAAGGG GTCAAACGGCGCAATGAGCGTAATATACTAACATTTTACGAGAAAATTGCCGTCATACATTACTACGATGAGACGAGTGTTTCCCGGAACCGTTTGGCGAAGCTATTCCACTGTTGCGCCACACAAATTCGACGCATCCTTGAACACAAAACCGAGCTGCTCCAGCAATTGGCCACGCTCAGCGAATCTGATGCCACCAACTTTATCGAAGAGATGACACGCAAGCGACGCAAATTCGAAATGAGTGCCATTAGTTTTATTCTACATCAGTGGGTGGAGCGTTGTCGAGAGTTGCGCTTGCGCAAAAACATAACCAATCAAACGCTCAAGGATACAGCGCTCAAAATGGCAGCAATACTAAATTTGCCCAGCTTTCGGCCATCCTATCGATGGCTAGATCGTTTTCGCGGCAAATACAAGTACACGGATGAGGATTTGGGCACGTCAGATACAAATGCGACGGACGGTGAACTGGCAGTAGAAGATATTATCATAGAATTTAAAGATGCACTGCCAAATTTCATGCAAACAGAAATCTCTGCGATCACCTCACTTGATAAAGCAATGAATgcagaaatagaaaaaagaaatggcGAAGTGCAAAGTGGAAGTCATGAAAATAGCATAGATTATGTGCTTAGTGATGAAGATGAGGTGGAAGAGGTGAAAAATGGTGCAGTCGAAGTTGATAATGAGATAGCTTTGGTAGTGAGTGATTCCAAAGATTCTAGTGGAGGTGCATCAAACACTGATGTGAATACTCTTTGTGCGATAAACAACGTTGCTCTGGAGGAGAACGTCGATCAAATCAAAATGAATGCGGGCACCACGGCTGTACTAGGCAGTATATTCCCTCACCTGGCTGTCATACACCAGTTTGCACTGCTCAACGCAGATGTGAAGGCACTGGAATTGATCTCACAGTTGGGTGTGCATATGCAAAAGCAAGCTGTCGAGGGAGCATATAAGCAGCTGACGCTGGCGTCGACAAATGAAGAATCAGCTGCAGAAAATATGCAGACGGACGTGGGCAGTTTATATGCAGCAGATCTTGACGATATTGTACTGATTGAATGA